Part of the Drosophila kikkawai strain 14028-0561.14 chromosome 3L, DkikHiC1v2, whole genome shotgun sequence genome is shown below.
AAGACATGAATATTTTAGATGGTAGAAGAGCAATCTAAATCTCTGTCCGTGCAACATTTTTGCAGTTTCGTAATCAGAATCGTAATCGCTCTAACGGCGCCAGCTACCAAAGTCTTACTGGAGCATGACCACTTTATATACCATATAGTCTCTCGTAATATGAGGTTTACAATTCAGAACCACTTGACGACCAACCTGCGTAGAGCAGAACTCTTCCCCTTCTCAATTGCGGAActaaaaatgcatttcattTTGAGACAACAAAACCCCAGAAGACAGTTGACAAGAACCCAGAGGAAGCCGAGAatagtataaaaataaaacataatattATAACATAAAGGAAGAGTCATTAAGAGCATTCACCGTTACGCTTTAACCAACGaccaaactaattaaaaacaaacaaatctcTGCGCCAGCTCTTGCGTTTCGTTTCTTTTCCTTTCCCACATGTGTGTGCTCCCCCAAGAATTATTCGGAAACTTGATTACTCACTCTTGTACGGAGCACTTAGAGCAACTTTACGAGGGCCGACCGTACAGGGCGCAGTCATCGAACGAGCGACAGACAGGTGAAAAGTGTCAAGTCAGGCGAGGAAAGCCGTTAGGCTGAGGTAACAGTATTAACAACAGTGCTAAATGCCGGAAAAGGTGAGTCTTGTCTCTTGTCTTTTATAGAACTTCAAGCGGGTGAATTTTGTTCCATATTACTTAGGGaatataatagaaaataatgaGTTATTGTTAAtgaaatcttaaataaatctgtttaaaaagtaattaaataggCCTGGTAAATAATCTTGTTTATCTtccacaaatattttaattaattataaatttctcTGTTTTATTTCAACTTTGTCTTCAATCACCTttatcttgtttttaattataaacaaaagcaaaaacttgTTTTAATGCTTCTTTTTCACTTCATCCAACCATTCGGCCTTCCGTTAggtttgtaatttattttttacagtttttacaacaataaaaataacatttaaaaataaatgtttaaagttCCGTTAAATTACATTGCATATAACTTTATCAGTCTGCCGTAAATCAGTTTTACAGCTGCTACTTCGTTTGAATATATGCAAATTATAGGTCgtcaaacaattaaatgggttTTCCaccaattaattttctttggaGGAGGCAACCCGCTCCGTATAACTCCCTGCTTCCATGTCCAATTCTAATGCAAATGTCAACGCGGCGGCAGAAGACAGCTTCCTCTTAGTATGCATCGACGCACTTGGTGGATAAGAACCCGAACTGCAATTAGTGCCACGATCAGCATGCAAGGCACGGCACGCACATCCACTGACTCCACTAGCTTCTGCTTCTTTTCCCCTACTCCTCTTTTCCAGACCAACCAATACCAACTGATCCATACTAAGACAAACCCACTGAAACTCACATTTCAGGCGAATGTTTTAACATTTCACTTGGTTTCTGAGTCCAAGTCTGAGTCTGAATGCTTTCCATCTATTAGATTCTTACATGGGGAAAAATTATATCATTTTGGgtttattattaatgaaataaatgttGATTTGCAAGGAATTTTAACTACATCAAATTATTATTAGATTTTCTACTCATTGAAAATAATTGGATTAAAAAATCCTTCTACTCATAAACTTAACAAGTCAATTTTCAGGGCAATCTTTGGATGGTATTCGGGTGAAAATTTCGTATTATTTAAAGACTTGTTTAAGATCTAGTGTATTTAAAACATAAGCCTTACTTAGACCTATTCTTTTCCCTTTAAAGAACATAACTAACACCTTTTCTTttctaaacaaatttatgttaatataaTGATTGATTTTGATATTACTATTCAAGGAAATCCCTTTTCACTCTTCTATAAAATTCTACAAAATTATTCATTTCAAAACCCATTCCCCCTCAATGTTATCCCCTTAAGAACTATCTCCATTATTTTTTCTAGTGCACTCGAATGCTTTATTCGCTTTACCGCAACGAACTCTTGCATTTGAGGTCGCTTTCCTTGGTCGCTTGGCAGGCGAAACAAAAGATCGGCCCATTAGAGGCGATTTTACATCATTTGAATGCAATTTAGCCGCAGCTTAGCGTTATGTTCTATTTCGCCCCGGCACGAACTCCGAAGCTCCGAGCCAAGTCAGCCAGCCGACAGCTGCACAGATCAATCTGATGGAAGTGGCCGGCTCTTCTTGGCTGGGGATCTCCACATTTTTCTGTCATTTGGAGTAAACTAGAGGAATCGTGCGGCACGGATGATCAGCTAGGCTGCCAATTTGGGCCAGACTAGGCCGAGATGTATCATTCGCTTCGCATCTCCTGACCAATTTGCGATTCTTCACAGGCAGTAGAGAATATGCCGCAAAGAACCCCCACACAGTTGTGGAGGTGGGGTGTTCACCAGAGATCTTAGTGGCCAGATTTAAGACTTGAGACCTGACCACCGGCTCTTAACGAGCGAAAGTGTTTCATTAGCTTGTAAATGAATAATTTCCAGCCAGGGCAACGAAAACGAAATCAAAATAAACCCGAAAACTCACACCCGAGAAATGCTCGTAAAAATGTACATAATTTTTCAATCTCAATCTGGTTTTGCGCATTTCTACGTCTCTGCGTCTTTGATCCACTTCCGACAGAcgacgaaaaataaaaaaaaatgaaaattttcattGCCTGCCTTCTCAGTGAAACTAATTTGAGGTGAAAATTGTCAAAATACGAGTGTAGAAATTGGTAGAAACACGAAAAGTGCCTTGGTGACAGCTGGACAGACAGACGAGCGAAATATATGGGCGTCTAGGATTCAGACTCGGATTTGGActtggaagtggaagtggatgTGGATTTGGCAACCTGTCTCTCGGCCTTGTCCCAAGTGTCGTCTCGTGCTGAGTCAGAGTCCGAGTCCAAGTCCAATTCCAAGTGTTTTGGCACTTTCTCCTTTGAGGCGTCAGCCCGCAGTTATCAATGAGTCAGTTCGGATGGAGAATTTGCGTAAATTGTCGGTTATTACAGGGGAGGGAGTCTGCTGCAGGTTGTGTGCCCCAAATTGGGTCAGAAAAATCCGAATGAGTGCCAAGTGCCGAGAGCCACGGCCTCTTCCTGTCCGCATCCAAGATGTTAGCGCGAGAACCGTAAACATAaacgctgaaaaaaaaacgttaacTGCAACTAAAAATCAATTTCCGCATCGGCATACATTGTTAGATGGATGCAAAATGCTTATATCTTTAATGGGGACAGTTGTGGTGGAAATAATAGCAACCAAGCCTCTGGAAGTTAATAATTCCAAGTGGGGAATTAGAAGTTTTATgggttaatttataagaaatttaaaagacTCTTCTAGCtgcatttaaaaagaaaaatttggaCAATTTTTAAGCTTTCTCAAAACTGCAAAACCAATCGAAGCTGTGGAAGTTTTTGTaggaaaatttgaaaacaatataaaaactatGATTTTTCCAGCTATGTCTTCCTTAGGTATTCTTATTCTCCTCTGAGACTGCATTCTAAGACCTGAACTAAGATCACTATACTTTCAACCGCATCTGTCCAAGCTCTAAGAACAATCTCCCATCATAATGGACAACACGACCCACTCATCGTGCGGCCGATAGTGGGATCGGAGACTAATAGAGAAGTTCCTCCCGCAATCTCCGATCTCCGGCAGCCGGGAGCAACGGATCCGGGGCTCCAAACTGAACCGAACTGAACTGTCAATTGGCCCAGTTCATCATGAACGCGGTAATTGCGCGGTTAAGCGACATATAAAGCCACGACAGACACCAAGAAAGCCCCGAGGAGGAGACACAATACAAAACGTTCTCTGGCCTTTTGTTTCAGTTGTTCTTTGGACGCGGATCACCTGTCCACTCGGCCTTTTCTTTCAGCCATTCTCAACGCTTTTATTGGTGCCAAGTCGATGTTGGGAGTCGGAATGCTCTTTGCTGTCTGCCGCCCTTTAGGGGGGGGAccttaatttctaatttcttTTATCACAGACTGGTTTTTTTGGGAGCCCCTTTTTTATTGCCATTTTTCGTCTTAACatccataattttttttttggctttacCAGCTCGTTTGTGCGCGATTATTGCTTTGGGCCGAGCTTGAATTTCTACCTCTTACGCTGGGGTCTTCGGGGTCTCTGGGGAGTAATAACACACACTGGCAATGTAACCAGTTTTGTACCTTTGCTGGCCAGCACTCACTCACTGCCTTTTGCTTGCTTTATTGCATGTCTAACTAGTTTATGGCCCAAGTATAGTCTTTGGCTTAGGCAGAGTCCACGAAGTCCACTGGTCCTGCGTACCTTTCCCGCAAATTGAGTTGTAAACAGCCAAATAGCTCACCTGGCAAGGCTACACTGAATTATAGTCCGAAGAGTGGTTCCATTTGTGGAGAATGCGAGttgaaaaaaattgtatttcttCTGCCAGCGATTTAATCACAAATTTTGCACAGTTTTGATTataatacatcggttctcggaAATCTCGAAGTTATCAATTCTTCTCGCGTCGAGAGCCGCGATTTTCAAAAAGCCAACTGTTCGCGCCCGAGTCCGATGGAAAACTGAAGACGATGGCCACAAATCTCGAGCGCAGAAGAATCGTTGAAAAGAGAAATGAAGACGGTCTGCCAGAGAGCAGAGTCGCGCATGCGCAAACGATTTTCTCTACTCTCTCCGCGCTCTTTCTCTTTGGGGTCTTTATCAGCCGCAAGTGGCGGTATTCTTCtgttatttaaattgattcaaaaatatattttcattgtcTGGGATAGTGGTATTCGGTAGTTAACCGTCtctgggaaattaatagatatTTTAGCGAAATGAAATCGAAAATGTAGCATCTTTTTGTTTGGAATGCGGTTATACTTTCTTATTTAGTAAtcatttgtttagtttttctaagAAATTAAGTTGATATtctaattagtttttattcatAACTATTTAGATTTGTAGAGATATTGGAAATAtccattttctttatttttagtaatgttttctttgtttttttacatttatttttaaacccttGCAGGGCATTATTATTTCAGTTAAAAGCTtgaaacgcagtgaaggagtcatttccgaccccataaatcatacatattcttgatcagcatcaacaggcgagtctttctagccatgttggaataaaaacgaaaatttaaaatttttgtaaaaaaaaaagtaaggggttacatcattaaaattattagaaattagcaaaaattttggtttaataaaaaatttaagttagtatgcagatttgttatccttataaaaaccaacacaagaatgctttccgaatcgaaatgaAGGCATTTTTGGCCTAATAatccattttttaagctttgattttcatgaaaattagcaaatatattttatttctataatttaccCTTCTTATTTGTTacagaataaaatataaatagctttgtttttttatggtttatttgTAACAGGTTCCTTTagaatttgcttttatttatattttatttgtttacaaatttctttccttcttttttttttaattatgataGGAAAGCAAcataattaagttaaaatagCTTTatcattgttattttttttcagtacGGAAGTTTctatttcttttgctttttttatataagatttattaaataaacataaaaacagcCTTTAATTGTTAAAAGAACGTAACAATAGATgtttttcactattttatttacaacaCGAAACAATTGTTATTGGTTATGCTTGGAATACATTATTGGATGATGAGGCAGCTTCCTAGTGCTCGAGGATTTCGTTGTTCCAGGACCTGCCGATCATGGCCACCACATCCCGCTTGAGCTTGGGTCCGATCAAAGGATTCATCTGGGCCATATAGCAGCAGAGCCAGAAGAGCCAACAGCAGGCAGCGGTCAGCATGAGGACACAACGGATGAGATTCTGGTGTGGTCCTTTTGGGGTCATAATGGGCATTCCAATGCCCACAGCACCCCAAAGGCCGGTGAAGAAGAACACGGGGAAGAAAGCGGCGCCCATTTTTCTCAGATATTTTTCTCCAAAACAAGTAATTTCTcggtttttatattatttccaaATACTCCCCCTTTTTGTAACGAAAAATCAATACGTTATCGAAAAACTAGGGATGGCAGCGCTCATATAGAAAGCTATCGGTAGGTCATAACTATCGATATTTGATACTCTCGATGTAGCCGCGCATCGCTaacgaaaatatttacaataataatatttatttaaaaaaacaaatcacaGCGGCACCATGACTATGCGACCTGATGACCACCGAAGAAAATGGGACAAGAACGAGTACGAGAAGCTGGCGGCGGAGCGCCTCCTCAACCAGGTGGCCCCCAAGGAAGAAGGTGCTGCTTTGAACTACACAACCTCCGAGCGTCGACATAAACTCTTGGTCTTTGTTCCTTGTTCTCCTTGCAGAGCCCGTGCAGCGGGAGAACCTTAAACGCCGCGACTACAAGGTGGACCTGGACAGCAAGCTGGGCAAGAGCGTGGTGATAAACAAGAACACACCCACCTCGCAGTCCGGCGGCTACTACTGCAACGTTTGCGACTGCGTGGTCAAGGATTCTATCAACTTCCTCGACCACATCAATGGCAAGAAGCACCAGCGTAATTTGGGCATGTCCATGAAGGTGGAACGCAGCACCGTCGACCAGGTGAAGGAGCGGTTCCAGCAGAACAAAAAGAAGATGGAGGAGAAGCAAAAGGACTACGAGCTAGAGCGCCGGCTGCGCGAGGCCAAAGAGGAGGAAGACCGCTACAAGGAGCACCGCAAGGAGAAACGAAAAGAAAGGAAGCGCAAGGCCGAGAATACGGATGACTTTGGCTCCGGCGGTGGCCTGCCCGATGACATGGCCGCCATAATGGGCTTCTCCGGCTTCGGTGGCTCCAAGAAGAACTCGTAAAACCAACTCGTTGAACTACTACTGCCCCTCCTTTTAGTTGTAAATGCGTAAGCGAAATAGAAACTCACCGCCAAACCAGCGCATCCGTCTTTTTGATTAGTTTATATCTTGTGACATTTATTTATCTTGTATATAAGAGACAATTTTACACCAGTTGTCAGCGACCCGGCTGTTCCCAGTtagaataatttaataagcaGTCGAAGAGTGCAAAATGACTAAAAACCATAATTCACTAAGTCTAAGCATACACGGCCACACCACCCCCCCTTCGGAATAATACCTAACGTCCTTGGGCAGGCTTAGGTGAACACGAAACCGTGCTCGGTGGGAATGTCCCAGGGCATGGTGAAGAACTCCCCGGGCAGTTGGGTGCAGTGCGTCGAGTTGTAGTCACGTAAATGCTTGCGCAGCTGTAATAATACAAAGGCTTgttaattttctatttattttacgCTGGAAACTGCTCAATAAACCCACCAAGAACACAGCCATGAGGTTGCGCACCTCCTCTGAGTAATCAGCTCCAATGTGCATGGGAAAGGACTTGCCCTCATCGGAGGCGTAGGTAATGAGGCGCGACATGCAGAGCTTCTCGTCGGCGGTGGGGATACTATACGGTTCCAGGGGCTTCGAAAGCAGGCTTTTCATTTTGTTCAACTGAGGGATGCCAAAGATGTTGGGATACCGATGCTTTAGCACAGACAAGACCAGGTAATTGCCGCGATTGGTGTCAATGCGGTTGTCCCTAAAGAGGAAAACATAACTCCTTTAGAAAGAGAGGAAAGTAAAGTAGGAAATTTAGCACTCACTCGGCTATTATCTCATCCTCAGTGCGGCGTATAAACGAAATTGGGCCATTAAACTCGGCAGCCAACTCTGCATTGTTCAAATTACAATAATTGCGAATGGCCACCTTCACAATTCCTGCCAGTCCAGAAGGCATGCGAGGTATAGCCAGATAAAGCACATCGTCAAAGGTGGCGTCCAGCACCACACCCTTGACATCCGGATAAACGGATGCAGCGTACAATGTGCTAAAGCCTCCAATACTCCAGCCATACAGAATGATATCCTCCACCGAAAAACCCAGATTATTGATGGCGAACTGGACCACAGCATCGATGGCATTCTTGTCTTCATGTGGATATGGTGTGCCCGTGCTACCAGCAAAACCAGGATGATTCCAGCCAAGAACTGAATACTTTAAGGCCACTGGAGTACCCATGATTCCTACTTCATAGAAGCCAGCATTGCCCTCAGAGCAAATGACCAGGGTCTTGCCATTGCCCACATTGTCGTTGCGGTTGTCAATGAACAAGGTGTCGATTTCGTTCGAGTCAATGGTCTTGACCTTATAGCGGATGCCATTGTCATCCTCGATGAGCTTGGCGCGACCGGAGATGAGCATGGGTCCTGGAAAGGATGTTAATAGTGGTATGTCGATTTCCAACTACTTTTTCTACATACTCATGAATTTCTGCAACAGCTTCACAGACCCTGGATAGATCATGGAAAGCCCAAAGGTTTTGATGGCCAAATAGGCAATCACTTCACAGGGTAGGGTGGCCAGCTGGAGCGGTTCACGCCTACTGGCAGTCACCACAGGCTTTTTGGTGTCCCTGAAAGGAAGGAGGAAAATTATAATCCCACTTTCTAGTAACTCCCTCGACTTACCCAGTAAGAGCCTTCACATCAAAGTCCACTGGCCAGGCTTTAAACTCAATGTCAAAGCGTCGCAGCTCGCTGCTGGCACCGCCAGCTGTCTTGGACTCCTTGGCCCGCACCAGGGCCTTCATCATGTTGGAGTACGAGCGCGACTGTTTGCGCCCCAGACCGCGCATCACCAGGGAAATGATGACAATGAGGCCCAGGCTAGTGGTAATCTTGGCCAAAGTCGGTATGGAGTCTGCTACGAAGTAGCCGCGACGGTAGAGGAATGTGACGAGCAAAGGGGATGTGTAGTATCCCACTGACCACATAACCGAGAGCTGCAACGAAGTGGGTAGAAAGTTCATAGCTCTTTCAACATTTCCATATGCTCCAGTTTTCCCCCCTGGACACTTACCGTGGACAGAATCTGCTCGCCGAACCGTTCGGCGGCTCCCGCATCGTACATCTTGCGCTGCGGCTCTGGAACACCCCGGTACTCCATGAAGAGATTCGGGCCAAACACGTAATTGAGGAAACTCATCTTTCGTGTCGGTATGTATATTTCTCCGTCTGGATATATTCAATTTTCGtgtcgttttctttttttttttattttgttgcaaTCGTTGTGAAAGTTCCAGGGTCGCGCACTAATAGCAGATGTTTGTACGGTCTGCCAGGGCTGGGCGATGAACCTGAGAAAACCgttatgttgtttttttttatttatgtgatatttatatatgtttctAATATGTTTTTACGTCGTTACTCCAACACAAAATGAAATGGCAGTAAATTCAAGGGGAACTTTAGGAAAacagtttttcttttgtgaCAGTTATCTCATGGCTGAATGACACAGTAATCCAGCTTTTATTACTTAGccactttattaatttaattttatttctgatatgctatttttcttaaatattatttaatcacACACTTGCTAATAcacttttcaattacaattttcttaattaCAGAAGTATTTTGTTATCGGTATCTCagtatgtagatctatcggtGTTTGCGgtgccatatagtcgtcctgctcgcacttgtgtaaaacccTATAGAGCGGTCAAAGCTTGAATGAAATCTTTAATTaatctttaataaaaaaatacttaaactaaacaataaaaattataacaaattcCCACCTAGAACTAGTTCCAGATTGTAGTTTCATTGGAACCTAGTTCCGAGTATTGCTGTTATCACAGTGCTCGCCATCCCTGGGATCATCCCCCGAGAAATTAATTCCCAGTTTGATTGGCAACCGAAGAAAGCCGGCTACAAAAATGGAAAAGTTCAATAAAGCACAAGCAAAAAACCTGGCAGCCGCCCAGAAACTAGTTGACAACTACGCCTCCAGCTCTGAGGATGAAGGCGAACTGGACGAGAAGCATATTCTGGGTAAACCAAAACGGGGCCGTGACGTGTCATACCAAAAGCTTTAAACTATTTCTTTGTTATCTCCTTCATATCTTCAGATCTGCTCTACAAGCACTACAAACCATCGGAGACGTTGGGCAGCTCCAAGGATGCCGCGGCCCGCACAAGCACATTCCTGGAGAACACTCTGCACTCGGGAGCGGCCACTTGTCTCATTTGCATTGGCAGCATTCGGCGCGTGGAGGCGATCTGGTCATGCGAAAGCTGCTACTGCTTCTTTCACCTGAACTGCATCCAGCGCTGGGCCAACGACAGCATGATGCAGATGAAGGTCAAGGCGGCGGAGCAGCAGAACAATGGTCAGGGTCACTATAATCATTTGGGCGAGTTTGTGCCACCAAAG
Proteins encoded:
- the LOC108079887 gene encoding phosphatidylserine lipase ABHD16A, with translation MSFLNYVFGPNLFMEYRGVPEPQRKMYDAGAAERFGEQILSTLSVMWSVGYYTSPLLVTFLYRRGYFVADSIPTLAKITTSLGLIVIISLVMRGLGRKQSRSYSNMMKALVRAKESKTAGGASSELRRFDIEFKAWPVDFDVKALTGDTKKPVVTASRREPLQLATLPCEVIAYLAIKTFGLSMIYPGSVKLLQKFMRPMLISGRAKLIEDDNGIRYKVKTIDSNEIDTLFIDNRNDNVGNGKTLVICSEGNAGFYEVGIMGTPVALKYSVLGWNHPGFAGSTGTPYPHEDKNAIDAVVQFAINNLGFSVEDIILYGWSIGGFSTLYAASVYPDVKGVVLDATFDDVLYLAIPRMPSGLAGIVKVAIRNYCNLNNAELAAEFNGPISFIRRTEDEIIAEDNRIDTNRGNYLVLSVLKHRYPNIFGIPQLNKMKSLLSKPLEPYSIPTADEKLCMSRLITYASDEGKSFPMHIGADYSEEVRNLMAVFLLRKHLRDYNSTHCTQLPGEFFTMPWDIPTEHGFVFT
- the LOC108079888 gene encoding zinc finger matrin-type protein 2; the encoded protein is MTMRPDDHRRKWDKNEYEKLAAERLLNQVAPKEEEPVQRENLKRRDYKVDLDSKLGKSVVINKNTPTSQSGGYYCNVCDCVVKDSINFLDHINGKKHQRNLGMSMKVERSTVDQVKERFQQNKKKMEEKQKDYELERRLREAKEEEDRYKEHRKEKRKERKRKAENTDDFGSGGGLPDDMAAIMGFSGFGGSKKNS
- the VhaM9.7-a gene encoding V-type proton ATPase subunit e 2 translates to MGAAFFPVFFFTGLWGAVGIGMPIMTPKGPHQNLIRCVLMLTAACCWLFWLCCYMAQMNPLIGPKLKRDVVAMIGRSWNNEILEH